GCCCTGGGATTTTTCCATCTAAAATCAATCTAACAGAATCGGATAATTCAGATGGATCAAAAGAAACACTATCAAATAAACAACTGGATGGAACACCAATATCATTTGCCCATTGATTACATTTTTCATGATAACTCAGTATAATAGAAGGTATATTAACTACATAAGAAAAAATAGCTGAATGCAACCTCATAGCAACCATTGCTCGAAGATTAGATATTGCTCGAAGTGCAATACCTGGATTCGAATGATAGGAGATGTGGGTTACTTTGAACCTCTTATCAATCTTACCTATAATTTCATTATGAATTTTATGATCACCAAATTTGTAGTGACCATTAAAGTCGATAAATATCAACTCTTGGACTTCATTAGGGTCCAACAAGTCAATAAACTTTTTTATCTTTTCTCTACGTATAATTTCTCGTTTTGTATCCCCTCCGACAAAACTTTCGTAATCACATAGAGCAAAACCTATACCCTTTTTAGGTTGAGTATTGATTTTTGAGTTAAGATTATTAGAAGACAAAAGTGGTAATAGCGGTGCAAGATCAAAAGTTTTTTCACACCTAATATTAGGGCAAATATCTGTTACAATATCGAAACTCAACTGGTCACGGACACCTACAAAGCTTAGATTATTAAATAATTTAGCACAGGCACGCTCAGCATTTAGATCACGAAATGGCCCAACACCAACACCAACAGCAAAATGCAACCCCTTCCCAGCAAACTTGACAAATTGAGCCATTTTGTTAATGTACTTTGCCGTATGAAAAACCGATCCACCACCAAAAACAACAGAACTCGAAAGGGAAGCAGCTAAATAAGCACGCAAACTATTCTCACCACGAAGGAAAACTTTCGATCTATAAACAGGAGAAAACCCATCCCCTAGGTATGGATTATTTATTTTCGTAGAGGTTGCGAACACCTTTTGGACTTTTAAATATTTTCGTACCCCCCAGTTGCAAACAGAAAGAAGAGCATCATCTCCCGTATTTTTCATTCCATAGTATCCGTATAAAAACGCCGCGTTCATTTTCTTCTCCAATTTATATCTGCAAGAGGTTGAAAATTCGATCATTATTTACTATTTTTGGCATAGAAATGCTCGAATAGATTTCTTATAGCACCATACGTTCAATGCTCATGTAAGGCTGGAGAGTAATTTTCTACTTTCTCATCTATAAGATATCTCCAGCCAATGTCACACTTCCATAATAGTCTGAGTTTCTTGTTTGGCCTTACCATTGGACTGCGACCGATATTTTTCGTAAAGTTCTGACCGATCTAAACCTGAGAACAACGAGAAGCTTTTTGAATCATACGCGTGACAATAATTATGATTGACCATGAATACCCAAAGCCCTTACCATACAGAGAATATAGAAGAATCCCTCAAACTAATCAATTTGACAAACTTCAACTTTCTCAACATTATGAATTTGTTTATTCATGAAATAGTACATATTTTTCTTAATACATTTTCTATAATCTTCCATATCCCTTGAGCCTATAATATGAGCTGGATTTCCACCAAGGATTGACCCAGGAGGACAAGACTTTGTTACAACAGCTCCTGCACCGACGATACTTCCTTCTCCGATTGTTACTCCTGGCATTATTATAGCTCTAATTCCAATCCATACACATTTTTCAATTACAACGGGCTTCAGTAGTTCAACATTATCATATGGAACCATATCGGCCTCTCTGTATCGATGCAATGATGTTAATATTGTAGTCTCCGGAGCAATAATAACATGATCACCAATTAACAATCCGCCACGACCGATAAAATTGCACTTAGGTCCAATATAAACATAATCTCCTATGGATACTTTTTTCTTATATGAAATTTTGGTAGAAAAATGTATTTGCGTACCGACACCACACTTTATAAGATTTTTGAGAGAGGTTTTCGACACCTTGTTCCTTAATAAGGTATATAATTTATGTATAAAAATCATCATGCCCTCTTTAATTTTGGAATCATCTTCGCAAAACTCTCTTTTTCTTCATGAGTAACAAAAATTTTCCATACAAAAGTCATATAAATTATTGAAACAAACAAACAAAAGGGAATCAGCCTAAACCAAGATCCAAGATCAATAATAGATGAAACAAAATAACATATTAAAGTTAACATGGTAGTCATTATCACAATTGGCAATAATTCGCTCATAAATGTACCGTAATGTCGTCCGATAATATGGGATCCATATAATGGTGTAAAAAGAACATTTCTTATTGTTAAGACACAAATCCCAGCTATGGCTATTCCATACAAACCTAACCCCATATGAACTGAAAAAAGAATTGCGAGAAATAGGTTAGCAAGTCCAGATAATATTTGAACGAGACCTGGTATTTTAACTTTGTTTGTTGCAGTTGAAATATTATGAAGAGGAGAGTATCCTAAGTTTAAACATAAAGGAGCTGTCATAAGGGTAAGGAGGGGAGCATGTTCAACAAACCCAGCCCCCAACCAAACCTTTAGAAGGGGACTGGATAAACCACTTACACACCCTATAGGGAGAGCTATAAACAACCCAAGATATTTCACTGCCTTCCTAGAATACTTAATTAATTCCTCTATCTCATTTTTAGCATATAGTATAACTATCGTTGGCCCAAAGACTCCTGCAATTGTAAGAGCAAGACTTCTAAATAGGATAGACCATTGAAGCAAAGACGCATATATACCACCCGATTCTACCCCAAATAACTTATTAATTAAAAATAGATCGATATTTAATAGCAAAAGGGTGCCAACTTGGCTTACAGATACCCAACCACCTGCAGCTGTTAGCTCTTTCAATGAGGAAATATTATATTCTCTTATATCAACATAAAACTCAGGAGTTAAGTGTTTCCATACAAACAAAGAAATAAGAAAGGAGGCCATACTAGACAAAAACATTCCAAATCCAACATAAGATATTTTTGCACTATAGTTGGTAAACAATACTATTACAACTCCAACCCTAATCAATGTTTTTATTATTATAACACTATTTCTTAGGTCAAAACGGTTTTTACAGTAAGTTGAAACCTCAAATGGAACGGAAATTATACTAAAAAAAATCATTCCTGATGTAAATAAAAGAAGTTTACTTGCCTCGATCTCTTGACCAATAGGAATACTTAACATCCTACTAGGCGTCAAAGCTATCCATAAACATGGAAATAACAATATAAGCCCAACAGTAATACTTGAAAATAATGAAGTATTAAAATATATATTAGCTTCTTTAAAATCTTCCCTAGCAATTGATACTGCTATAAACCTACCAACGGCTGCATTGAACACTAGAGCGAAAACAGTAAAATATGTACCTATTGTTGCACATAAAGGTATCAAACCATATCCAGATACCCCAAGATTATCAATTAAATAACGAGTATAAAAAATACCCACTATAACATTAAGAATAAAGTTTATAAGATTAAAAGACAGATTTCTTACTAGACTTCCATTTTTTCTCATAAGCTTTTTCCAGAAGAGGGCAACTGGCCCTTGTTGATGTGTTAAAAAAGAACAATACAGAAGTTCTTAGTCATTGAAACTAATAACCAATGCCCCCCAACTAACACAATTTCAAAATGGAGGCCAAATACACGGTATTTACAAAACCTAAGCTAGGTAATCCGAATTTTTCTCTTTATAATCATAATCAAAAATTCCAACATTCTAGGATACAGGCAATAGTACTACCAGTAAATTTCTTGCCCCGGACTACACCTGCCTAAAGAGGATCTCAGCCCTATCGCCTTTAAAAAGTGAAGATTATAGGATCGAATCTCCAATGAGATAAGCATTTTAAAAATGCTCCCCTTTGAATATTACCCTATTTACTCGTACCCATTCGGGTTCATCCGCTGCCAACGCCAACCATCGCTACACATTTCATCCAGTGACCGGCTGGCTCTCCAACCAAGCTCATCTTCTGCAAAAGATGGATCTGCATAACAAGCAGAGATATCACCAGATCGCCTACCAGCAACCTGACAAGGAATTGTCACCCCTGAAACCTGTTCAAAACTTCGAACAACCTCCATGACACTGTATCCCTTCCCCGTCCCCAAGTTGCACGTCACGAAACCTGAATCAATCTCTATTCTTTTAAGAGCCTTAAGATGTCCTTGAACCAGATCAACAACATGAATAAAATCACGTACTCCAGTCCCATCCGGCGTAGGGTAATCGGAACCAAAGATAGTCAATCGTTTACGCCGCCCCACGGCCACCTGTGTGATAAATGGAAACAGGTTGTTAGGCGTCCCTTGCGGGTCCTCTCCTATAAGCCCGCTGGGATGAGCACCAACAGGATTGAAATAACGTAAAAGAGCTATCCGCCATGTGGTGTCCGATGCGTATAGATCCCGCAGCATTTCCTCGATAAAAAGCTTAGTACGACCATAGGGATTGGTAGCACTAAGAGGAAAGTCCTCTCGAATCGGCAAACTGGATGGGTTGCCATAAACAGTTGCAGAGGAACTGAATACAAGTTGTTTTACACCAAACTCAGCCATCACCTCACATAGCACAA
This DNA window, taken from Syntrophotalea carbinolica DSM 2380, encodes the following:
- a CDS encoding polysaccharide pyruvyl transferase family protein, translated to MNAAFLYGYYGMKNTGDDALLSVCNWGVRKYLKVQKVFATSTKINNPYLGDGFSPVYRSKVFLRGENSLRAYLAASLSSSVVFGGGSVFHTAKYINKMAQFVKFAGKGLHFAVGVGVGPFRDLNAERACAKLFNNLSFVGVRDQLSFDIVTDICPNIRCEKTFDLAPLLPLLSSNNLNSKINTQPKKGIGFALCDYESFVGGDTKREIIRREKIKKFIDLLDPNEVQELIFIDFNGHYKFGDHKIHNEIIGKIDKRFKVTHISYHSNPGIALRAISNLRAMVAMRLHSAIFSYVVNIPSIILSYHEKCNQWANDIGVPSSCLFDSVSFDPSELSDSVRLILDGKIPGPILSPSKALELAFKNWTWLDE
- the galE gene encoding UDP-glucose 4-epimerase GalE, which translates into the protein MSKVLVTGGAGFIGSHTVVELLQAGYEVVVVDNLSNSSAVALDRIAQITGRNPTFEKVDICNRESLWLVFSKHRPHAVIHFAGLKAVGESVEKPLSYYQNNISGTVVLCEVMAEFGVKQLVFSSSATVYGNPSSLPIREDFPLSATNPYGRTKLFIEEMLRDLYASDTTWRIALLRYFNPVGAHPSGLIGEDPQGTPNNLFPFITQVAVGRRKRLTIFGSDYPTPDGTGVRDFIHVVDLVQGHLKALKRIEIDSGFVTCNLGTGKGYSVMEVVRSFEQVSGVTIPCQVAGRRSGDISACYADPSFAEDELGWRASRSLDEMCSDGWRWQRMNPNGYE
- a CDS encoding lipopolysaccharide biosynthesis protein, which gives rise to MRKNGSLVRNLSFNLINFILNVIVGIFYTRYLIDNLGVSGYGLIPLCATIGTYFTVFALVFNAAVGRFIAVSIAREDFKEANIYFNTSLFSSITVGLILLFPCLWIALTPSRMLSIPIGQEIEASKLLLFTSGMIFFSIISVPFEVSTYCKNRFDLRNSVIIIKTLIRVGVVIVLFTNYSAKISYVGFGMFLSSMASFLISLFVWKHLTPEFYVDIREYNISSLKELTAAGGWVSVSQVGTLLLLNIDLFLINKLFGVESGGIYASLLQWSILFRSLALTIAGVFGPTIVILYAKNEIEELIKYSRKAVKYLGLFIALPIGCVSGLSSPLLKVWLGAGFVEHAPLLTLMTAPLCLNLGYSPLHNISTATNKVKIPGLVQILSGLANLFLAILFSVHMGLGLYGIAIAGICVLTIRNVLFTPLYGSHIIGRHYGTFMSELLPIVIMTTMLTLICYFVSSIIDLGSWFRLIPFCLFVSIIYMTFVWKIFVTHEEKESFAKMIPKLKRA
- a CDS encoding acyltransferase, with amino-acid sequence MMIFIHKLYTLLRNKVSKTSLKNLIKCGVGTQIHFSTKISYKKKVSIGDYVYIGPKCNFIGRGGLLIGDHVIIAPETTILTSLHRYREADMVPYDNVELLKPVVIEKCVWIGIRAIIMPGVTIGEGSIVGAGAVVTKSCPPGSILGGNPAHIIGSRDMEDYRKCIKKNMYYFMNKQIHNVEKVEVCQID